From a region of the Lactuca sativa cultivar Salinas chromosome 4, Lsat_Salinas_v11, whole genome shotgun sequence genome:
- the LOC111909749 gene encoding uncharacterized protein LOC111909749 — protein sequence MTQETFSHTTTRKVIKSQADYNALLVEHANVPHEENEKLLSNIKAMRIIRFALPPDTFRLVSTCTTSKEIWDRLKELYSKDADLEHSLQTTLLSEFDSFVQKPDEKLDQTFNCCNHLLSRMLKYNIERRFIEHKVTFMNGLRSEWKAIVSTVKAHEKFKSYSPAMLVEGCSSSSNKARDDVSRTLKLMKRKRRRKFLVILAMNAIIVMARITLPINTLLRRMNEKKSYAIDGGQNSESCFAAKTVSERVSECERVIDKLHLDCEIGKGLHNTVLPFLELKEDEIHTDGYKCESIISSDEDKDQIKSDTLQKFDLLCNKLNLENTFNTGNVFEFDESDMSEIFVEDEIDCSVFVQNTEEPKKNLISENSIEFICIVENKGSKVLNEKATIFLKVQTVPNQVFVKNGLTKKDTLELTSLVNNDNVDGCDEYFWFGPTENVDEIKSLSEMTSWKTKGKYVSKPLNRVDLRYDQAGPSGMNDFPSETYSKQQETPDGKEKHKFNVYMFAEEIVAKKSSKYEFFSIQKPKSKPFSKPQISKPQAKSKVVSEREISLKEYEANLKKEEKEFAKKMAKKTKEFIQRKANVVEIYLGTGIKVSFDDEGSEIIEKKPKAVLLKSKRKGEMYSLNLKPINRKPSNNLLTKAFSDDSWLCHQRISHMNFKDINKLVLGDLVCGIPLLKFGKEHLRAACELGKQSRTSHSTIINTKIIERLELMHIDFCGPSAIKSIGGNKYILVVVDDFSRFTWMFFLRQKSDATLKRKDFIKQIDLQL from the exons ATGACTCAAGAGACTTTCTCGCACACCACAACCAGGAAGGTTATCAAGTCTCAGGCTGATTACAATGCACTTCTTGTTGAACACGCTAATGTTCCTCATGAAGAAAATGAGAAGCTGTTAAGCAATATAAAGGCAATGAGAATTATACGGTTTGCTCTTCCACCGGATACCTTTCGTCTTGTAAGTACATGTACTACTTCAAAGGAAATATGGGATAGATTGAAGGAGTTGTATTCTAAAGATGCAGATCTAGAACACTCTTTGCAAACAACTCTCCTGTCTGAGTTTGATTCATTTGTTCAGAAACCTGATGAGAAGCTTGACCAAACGTTCAATTGCTGCAACCACTTGCTGAGTAGAATGCTTAAATATAATATTGAGCGAAGGTTCATTGAACATAAAGTGACGTTTATGAATGGCCTTAGGTCAGAATGGAAAGCGATTGTGTCCACTGTGAAGGCACATGAAAAATTCAAGAGTTATTCTCCAGCGATGCTTGTG GAAGGGTGCAGTTCCAGTTCCAACAAGGCTAGAGATGACGTTTCAAGAACTCTCAAGCTGATGAAGAGAAAAAGGAGAAGAAAGTTTTTGGTGATTCTGGCTATGAATGCAATTATTGTCATggcaagaatcactttgccaatAAATACATTGTTGAGGAGGATGAATGAGAAAAA ATCTTACGCAATTGACGGAGGTCAAAATTCTGAAAGTTGTTTTGCAGCAAAGACTGTTTCTGAGCGGGTGTCAGAATGCGAGAGGGTCATCGATAAG ttgcatcttgattgtgaaataggaaaaggATTGCACAATACGGTTTTGCCCTTTCTTGAATTGAAAGAGGATGAAATCCACACAGATGGTTATAAGTGCGAATCCATCATCTCTTCTGATGag GATAAAGACCAAATTAAATCTGATACTTTGCAAAAATTTGACTTGTTATGCAATAAATTAAATTTAGAAAATACTTTTAATACTGGAAATGTTTTTGAATTTGATGAAAgcgatatgagtgaaatttttgtggAGGATGAAATCGATTGTTCTGTTTTTGTTCAAAATACCGAAGAGCCAAAGaaaaatttgatttctgaaaattcaatcGAATTCATTTGTATTGTTGAAAATAAAGGCTCtaaagttttaaatgaaaaagcCACAATTTTTCTGAAAGTACAAAcagttccaaatcaagtttttgtgaaAAATGGACTGACTAAAAAGGATACTTTAGAACTAACGTCCCTTGTTAATAATGATAatgttgatggttgtgatgaatACTTCTGGTTTGGACCAACAGAAAACGTAGATGAAATAAAAAGTCTTTCTGAAATGACCTCAtggaaaacaaaaggaaaataCGTTTCGAAACCACTGAATCGTGTAGACCTTCGTTACGATCAGGCAGGGCCAAGTGGCATGAATGATTTCCCCAGTGAAACATATTCTAAACAACAGGAAACACCAGATGGAAAAGAGAAACATAAGTTTAATGTTTATATGTTCGCTGAAGAAATTGTTGCTAAGAAAAG TTCAAAATACGAATTCTTCTCCATTCAGAAACCAAAATCAAAACCTTTTTCGAAACCACAAATTTCAAAACCTCAG GCAAAAAGTAAAGTTGTTTCGGAACGAGAGATTTCTCTCAAAGAATATGAAGCTAACTTGAAAAAGGAGGAAAAGGAATTTGCGAAAAAGATGGCTAAGAAAACCAAAGAATTTATTCAACGAAAAGCTAATGTAGTTGAAATTTATCTTG GTACAGGGATAAAGgtgtcattcgatgatgagggttcagaaataattgagaagaaaccTAAGGCGGTACTTCTGAAATCTAAAAGAAAGGGAGAGATGTATTCACTGAACTTGAAACCGATCAACAGGAAGCCATCCAATAACCTTCTTACGAAAGCATTTTCGGATGATAGTTGGCTTTGTCACCAAAGGATCTCCCATATGAATTTCAAGGATATTAACAAACTCGTTCTGGGCGATCTTGTTTGTGGTATACCCCTTCTGAAGTTTGGCAAGGAACATTTGCGTGCTGCATGTGAGCTTGGAAAGCAGAGTAGGACGAGTCACTCAACCATCATCAATACCAAAATAATAGAGCGACTAGAATTAATGCATATTGACTTTTGTGGTCCATCTGCCATCAAAAGTATTGGTGGTAATAAATATATCttggttgttgttgatgatttttccagATTTACTTGGATGTTCTTTCTTAGACAGAAATCAGATGCTACTCTTAAGCGAAAAGATTTCATCAAGCAGATAGACCTTCAATTATGA